The following are encoded in a window of Telmatobacter sp. DSM 110680 genomic DNA:
- a CDS encoding NAD(P)-binding domain-containing protein, which yields METLLTWLIAGSVLGFFLVRYWREHKRKEEQARERAEQGPMFSDGPKAQHPRILSDACIGCGACVSVCPEGDVLALIDGKATIVNGHKCIGHGLCAEECPVGAITMVMAKPSSGADMPIISGEYETSVSNLFIAGELGGLALIKNAVNQGRDCVDVIAQRLGSSTHRPTDCAVFDVIIVGAGPAGISASLRAAEHGLRALTLERESVGGTVSKYPRQKLVMTSPVEFPLHGRFSKTTLSKEDLLAFWQKIMARSDLNIRTAEAVNSVQKLADGLFRVRTAEEEHLSRAVVLAIGRAGTPRKLGVKGEELPHVLYRLIEADHYTGKSILVVGGGDSAVEAAMGLAHQAGNRVILSYRKGEFSRLKDRNAKRIVEHIASGKLEVLFNSIPIEFREGSVLIEVDGEIRELPNDFVWIFAGGTSPSDFLKSAGIAFGGDSPHVAVETKSRSIA from the coding sequence ATGGAAACCTTGCTGACATGGCTGATTGCCGGAAGCGTACTCGGCTTCTTCCTGGTCCGATATTGGCGCGAGCATAAGCGCAAGGAGGAGCAGGCACGCGAGCGGGCCGAACAAGGGCCCATGTTTTCCGATGGGCCCAAAGCGCAGCATCCACGGATTCTGAGCGACGCGTGCATCGGATGCGGTGCCTGCGTGTCGGTGTGTCCGGAGGGCGATGTGCTGGCGCTGATCGATGGGAAGGCAACGATCGTAAACGGACACAAGTGCATCGGGCATGGGCTTTGCGCGGAGGAGTGCCCCGTGGGCGCGATCACGATGGTCATGGCGAAGCCGAGTTCTGGCGCGGATATGCCGATCATCAGCGGTGAATACGAGACCAGCGTGTCAAATCTTTTCATTGCGGGCGAGCTTGGAGGGCTGGCCCTGATCAAAAACGCGGTTAACCAGGGGCGCGACTGCGTGGATGTAATCGCCCAGCGTTTAGGCTCATCGACGCATCGCCCAACAGACTGCGCTGTTTTCGATGTGATCATTGTCGGCGCTGGTCCGGCTGGGATCAGCGCATCGTTGAGGGCCGCGGAACATGGGCTGCGCGCGCTGACTCTGGAGCGCGAGAGCGTGGGTGGGACTGTCTCGAAATACCCGAGGCAAAAGCTGGTGATGACGAGCCCGGTGGAGTTTCCCCTTCACGGTAGATTCAGTAAAACCACACTCTCTAAGGAAGACCTTCTCGCGTTTTGGCAGAAGATCATGGCACGTTCCGATTTAAATATTCGGACGGCAGAAGCGGTGAATTCAGTGCAGAAGCTGGCCGACGGACTCTTTCGGGTTCGAACGGCCGAGGAGGAGCATCTTTCCCGGGCTGTGGTATTGGCGATCGGGCGTGCCGGAACTCCGCGCAAGCTTGGCGTGAAAGGAGAGGAACTGCCGCACGTGCTGTATCGGCTGATAGAGGCCGACCACTACACCGGCAAAAGCATCCTTGTCGTCGGCGGTGGAGACAGCGCCGTCGAAGCAGCAATGGGACTGGCGCACCAAGCTGGCAACAGGGTTATACTCTCGTACCGCAAAGGCGAGTTTAGCCGGCTGAAAGATCGCAACGCGAAACGCATCGTCGAACACATCGCCAGCGGCAAGCTCGAGGTGTTATTCAACTCGATCCCAATCGAGTTTCGTGAAGGCAGTGTGCTGATTGAGGTTGACGGAGAGATACGAGAACTTCCGAACGATTTCGTATGGATCTTCGCAGGGGGTACATCGCCATCGGATTTTCTGAAGTCGGCGGGGATTGCATTCGGAGGAGATAGTCCGCACGTGGCGGTTGAGACGAAATCCAGGAGTATTGCATGA